One genomic segment of Methanobrevibacter sp. includes these proteins:
- a CDS encoding MATE family efflux transporter — translation MYERNYDLLKSKFGEFFLPTLFTSMAGNICLFVDSLIVSFLIGSSNLSAIQLVAPVITFVNLIYWMIGLGGSVLCSVSKAEFNDDKSNSYFSVSIISLLAIGILITIVGLLFSGSIVQFLCSSQPELSPLVSQYFVMIILGMPFLCYMMSLSYFIRADGIPNLPFRAILLANIVNICCDVLYMGVFKIGLGGAALATT, via the coding sequence ATGTATGAGAGAAATTATGATTTATTGAAAAGTAAGTTTGGTGAGTTTTTCCTGCCAACTTTATTTACTTCCATGGCTGGAAATATTTGTCTGTTTGTTGATTCTTTGATTGTGAGTTTTTTGATTGGATCATCAAACCTTTCTGCAATTCAGTTGGTTGCTCCGGTAATTACATTCGTTAATTTAATTTACTGGATGATTGGATTGGGCGGCAGTGTGTTGTGTTCTGTTTCAAAAGCTGAATTCAATGATGATAAAAGCAATAGTTACTTTTCGGTTTCGATTATTTCTCTTTTAGCTATTGGAATTCTGATTACTATTGTGGGACTGTTATTTTCTGGCAGTATTGTGCAATTTCTGTGTTCCTCACAGCCGGAATTGAGTCCTTTAGTTAGTCAATATTTTGTGATGATAATTTTAGGAATGCCTTTTTTATGTTATATGATGAGTTTATCTTATTTCATTCGTGCTGATGGAATTCCTAATTTACCTTTTAGGGCAATTCTTCTTGCAAATATTGTTAACATATGCTGTGATGTATTATATATGGGTGTCTTTAAAATTGGATTGGGTGGTGCTGCATTAGCTACTAC